From Syntrophorhabdaceae bacterium, one genomic window encodes:
- a CDS encoding MBL fold metallo-hydrolase, with translation MEREISTMAMKLPELDRLVITVVTDNYYDALRPDAAIAARFRTRPGVSLHAEHGFSCFIETASQGREAAFMLDFGLDGAAINHNLEVLGIDLAKTDAFGLSHGHFDHWGALVDILALNREKIRKGTPLYLGEGAFETRYALVPGSADRLEIGRLDREALLALDLVTVREVKGPTEVIPGGFFTGPIERTTGYETASPLLLVQRGGEVEADTFSGEQAMAFNVRGRGLVVLSGCAHAGIVNTIMHVRRMAGMEKVHAIMGGFHLSHASPEKVEKTIADIKAIDPDYVIPAHCTGFEAVVRLSREMAGKFILNTAGTRYRFGA, from the coding sequence GTGGAGAGAGAGATATCCACGATGGCCATGAAGCTGCCGGAGCTCGACCGGCTCGTGATCACCGTGGTCACCGACAATTATTATGATGCCCTACGGCCGGACGCCGCCATCGCCGCGCGGTTCCGCACCCGTCCCGGCGTCTCGCTCCATGCCGAGCACGGCTTCTCCTGTTTTATAGAAACCGCATCTCAGGGCCGCGAGGCCGCGTTTATGCTCGATTTCGGCCTCGACGGCGCCGCGATCAACCATAACCTCGAGGTGCTGGGCATTGATCTCGCTAAAACCGATGCCTTCGGGTTGAGCCACGGCCACTTCGACCACTGGGGGGCCCTCGTCGATATTCTTGCCCTGAACAGGGAGAAGATACGGAAAGGGACTCCGCTCTATCTGGGGGAAGGGGCATTCGAGACGCGCTACGCCCTTGTACCGGGCAGTGCCGACAGGCTGGAGATAGGCAGATTGGACAGGGAGGCCCTTCTTGCCCTCGACCTCGTGACGGTCCGGGAGGTGAAGGGGCCCACGGAGGTGATTCCCGGGGGTTTTTTCACCGGTCCCATCGAAAGGACCACCGGATATGAGACGGCGTCGCCCTTACTATTAGTACAAAGGGGAGGCGAAGTGGAGGCTGATACGTTTTCAGGCGAGCAGGCGATGGCATTCAATGTGAGGGGGCGGGGCCTTGTCGTCCTGTCCGGCTGCGCCCATGCGGGTATCGTAAATACGATAATGCACGTCCGGCGCATGGCGGGCATGGAGAAGGTCCATGCGATCATGGGCGGTTTTCACCTGAGCCATGCATCACCCGAGAAGGTGGAAAAGACCATAGCCGATATAAAAGCGATCGACCCCGATTACGTGATTCCGGCCCACTGCACAGGTTTCGAGGCGGTCGTCAGGCTTTCCCGCGAGATGGCCGGCAAGTTTATTCTTAATACCGCAGGTACGCGCTATAGGTTCGGCGCGTAG